The following nucleotide sequence is from Cicer arietinum cultivar CDC Frontier isolate Library 1 chromosome 2, Cicar.CDCFrontier_v2.0, whole genome shotgun sequence.
TGTCTCTGTTTACATTTCTTTaataattgttgtttttttttatatgcagAGTGGAGCAAAGTGTATATGCACTATTGCGAACAAGAGATATGGCTATTTCACGGTACAGAGAATTTGGAATCCCAATAAATTGGCTACAAGATTCCGGAGTTGTAGGCAAGGTATATATTTATACTAGAGGGAGTAAAACATTACATGTATAATGCATTTGCATTGATGAAGTAGCTTACAATCACATGTTGGTTCTCCCAATCCATTTGTAGATTAAACTTTCTTCTGTACAACTGGCAAAGAAGTATATGAAACGTGTTGCATCTGAACTTGATGAGCTATCTGGACCTGAGAAGGAACCAACTAGAGAGTTCTTGATTCTACAAGGCGTTCGTTTTGCTTTCCGGATACATCAGGTTGGTAATTTTAGGTCACTTTTCCTTTTCTTGCACTAGCTCATGACATATTTGATTGACTCAACAAAAATACTGATTGATTAAACAACAATACATTCATgacataattaattatgaattagATTTCTCTTTCACTCACTTTAGAGCATAAAGTAAATATTCAACCATTGATTCAAAACCTCCAATTTTTTTCCCTTTCATGTTTTCTCAAAAACCTCCAATTTGTGTCCTAGCTGGTCAATTTGGACATATTTTACATTTGTAAAGACCAATCGAACATATATTTGAGAATATAAGAGACGAGAGAAGAAATCACCTTAAAAAATTAAGAGGGATCAAAAGtacattatatattttgttaaaataaccACTTTACTACACTTTTCTTTATTGTTGACAACTTGTTAACAATTTGTacaaacaattttttgaaaagCATAAAGCACAGCAAGTAACAATTCTCATAGATTAAAATGTATAACCAGCTATTTCAAGCCTTTTTGCTTTTACATCTAATCCACCAAATGCACATTTGAACAAAAACAACCAAGTGTTGTCACAAAATTGAGCTGACCAACATAACGTGTTTACAAAGAAAAATGTACTTAATACGTGAATCGATATTCATTAAAGTTTATAATGCATATCAAATAATACCCTAATGGTGGTGCAAAACGCTTTTGCTTTCAGTTTGCAGGAGGATTTGATGCAGAGAGCATGAAGGCTTTTGAAGACTTGCGAAGCCGCATCCAAACCCCTCAAGTTGGTGAAGAAGATAGTAAACCAGAAACATAGTATATCcgttaaaacattttttttctcttattcttTTTTCCTTAGTATTTGCTTCtcttatatacatatatgtataagTTTACATTTCAGCTGTATAATTCGTTTTGCTGCAATTTGCATAGCCTATTATACATACTGGATATATGATACATCAATTATATTGTGAGTGCAAATTTGAACTCCAAGATCATCCCTACCAACTTAATTATGTCATCTTAGAGCAAAAATTCAACTAAACAATTATTCAATGGAGAATCTACATGAGATCATTTTGCATCTTTGTAATAATTCAATGAAATCTACATGAGAAAAAATTTATCAGACAGTTGGAGGCCTGTAATTATGTCATCTTAGAGCAAAAGTCAACTGAACAAATATTCAATGGAGAATCTACATGAGATCATTTAACATGTTAGTAATAATTCAATGAAACCTACatgagaaatttttttatcagaCAGTTGGAGGCCTATAAATATAGATGTAAGTTTCAAAGGAGAGAATGAAAAATGACAAACTTCCTTTGCATAATCCACTGATTGTCCAATTTATGCAGAAATGTGGAGTAAGAACTAAAAGACGAATTGTCACTGCcgtataatattaataatccTCAGCAGGCATGGTGTAGTTTTCAGGGCCAAGGCATAAAAGGCAAAAAAGGAAAAAGCATATAATAGAATTATAGCAATGTAATAACAAGACTTCTGTCCTGGAATTTGGCCCCGCCAACCTTTCCTTGAATTGTTGGAGGCAAAGGGATGACACGTCTTTGGTCGCCTGCTTCTACCAAAAGCTCAGATCCCCCCCTATactgcatttattttaaaaaaaaaacagagagagAAGAGTATCAACACCTTGTTTATTCTCAAAAGTTCGCCACAAACAAAATGCCAAAATTCCACCATGTGTGAAGTGCATAGTTTGTGATAGAGAATCACAATATAACTCTTCAAGGAGTGCTACCAATACACTCATTAATACACTTTCTAATACACTATATTTAATTggttaaaatttacataaattccACCAAAATATGTGGATCCCATATAAATTTGGTAGGATACATGTGTATTTTAACCAATAAAATAGAGTGTGTTAAAAAGTGTATGTTAAAGAGTGTGTTAGAAAGTGTAAGTATAAGGAGTGTGTTAGAAAGTGTATGTTAAAGAAAACAGTTTTGTGAAAGTTAGCATACAAAATAAGGGTAAGTTAGAAGAAAGTGTATGTTAAAGTGTAAGTAAAAGTGTATGCTAGACAAAATAAAAGGACTAAAGGggaattaataattaataatgttaaCAGCGGTTAGTACGGCAGCAACAAGGGTAAGTTAGAAGAATGAAAGTTAGCTGTGAGAAAACAGTTTTGTTGTAAGTCACATAGTGTAGGAGAGAAAAAAGCCTCGGGAATGCCTTAGAGAGTGATCTCAATTTTGCACTCTGGTTTAGTTCTTGTTAAGAATATCAATAGTTAGTTACCATTAGAGTTAGTTGAAgtagttaattataattatagtcAGTTAGCAAAGTAGTTAGAAGGTAagtgttgaagttgtgggatctTAGAGAAAAgtaggagagaaaataataagggtttgaatattattgataatagcttaatgctgactttttttacaaaagattcaatactaatctctatttacagagaaacatagactcaatcctaaatcaggaacaaatcataataataaagagagatattctaagattctctatgattataaattgatcataaaaaataaatcaagatactctaatataatataaaagatactataagatattataagatattttctaatattctaacactctccctcaagctaaagcttactaagttttagcttgttacaagaaaacaatgttttgctccgcaaaataataaaaaaaagatggaaaggcaactcagggatgcaggtgaagtcgaagagaattgctataaatatagcctagccagatagttgGAATGATCATCAGCATGaaagaaattcatggcaagcagtTGAACAAAACAAGGTCCgtccttctaaaaaactgcatttggaagcttcaaaccaataatatcagagactcaaaatatttaaacttgaatttgcttcaaggagagagaggcatgcttcaaggagagaaagacAAGGTCAgtacatctgggacaaagatTGGGTCAGTGtatctgggacaaattgccaagTTGTATACATGTGGttcgaaagaaaaaaacttaaaacagaTCTAAAACCAGGAAGGAAAACTCAATTTAGACGACTGAAACATTATGCCGGAAAGCGGACAGACGCGCCTGAACTCGAGGCTGTTGGTGGCGGCGCGTGAGATAAACACGACGGATCTTGGAGGTACATAAGCGCGTGTGGAGCAACTTTTGACCTAAAAGAAAGTCTGGGTTGTGTATATTGGGAGATTCCGCACACAATGGAAGTGGTTGTGTCGGAAAACTTTTCCAGCAGCGACGGCATGCAGCAACAACAGATGGCAGCAGTAAGAGACGGGACAGCAGCAACGACAGGCAGTAGCAGACGGCAGCGGCAAAAGATCTACTTGCATGAGAGATTTGCAGTGCGTGAGAGCGCGTGTGACGGTTTTTGGCGACGCGCTTTTGGGTATGACCTGATCTGGAGATGACTGTTGTTCGCAGGAAAATTTGTCGGAAATAGTGGCAGCGGCGGTAGTAACAAATTGAATGGAAATCGAGTGAAACGTGTTGAAatgttggaaaagagaaactatgattatattccctaactATTGGGAACTtgacagcggaatagaggcgggatcgttcaaggaggatcgaaatcggctctagataccatgttgaagttgtgggatctTAGAGAAAAGGacgagagaaaataataagggtttgaatattattgataatagcttaatgttgactttttttacaaaagattcaatactaatctctatttatagagaaacatagactcaatcctaaatcaggaacaaatcataataataaagagatatattctaagattctctatgattataaattgatcatagaaaataaatcaagatactttaatataatataaaagatactataagatattataagatattttctaatattctaacagtaAGTATTCACTAACCAATATAAATAGAAGTATCATTGAatcaatttttatcttttatcaaaTATGATTACATTTTAAGTTTTCTCAATTGAGCTTTCGGTTATGACTTCCCTTTTTTCTCCTAATTCTTATATTTCTGAAATGGGATCAGAGCCTTGGTTGCAATTTCACGTTACGCTTCCCTAGCCACTATTACATAGATAACTTCCACCATTTTTTGTCATCTATAGAAAAGATCAAAgatggaaaagaaaagaaattttGACCAAGGCCACCGCTTCCTAATCACAGCAAGAACCTTCAATTCATTCTAAAGTTGCTTCAACCATAGCTCttgatttcttcatattttgatTATTCAATTGGTAGTGAGAATGAATGGACAGTGGTACTTATCATTCAGGTACCGGGTTCGATTCccacggaaggcaaaaactcgtTATTTTCAATGGGTGGAAAAgggggcgagaaggtcgtgaTTAACAGTGCCGATAACAGTAAGGGTCGGACTGTTACAAAAACAATATAATCTTCTCATCATCTACAGTGTCCAATTTAttctttattataaataaaatctgtGCCCATAATGACAGAGTTCAAAACTCTGTTATATTTCAATTCTTTTTAGGCCAAGAGGATAATAATCATCATATTTCTATtacattatatcaaaaaaagtGCCTTGAAGAATATGGTTAGAATTTAGAAAGCaagttagaaaatataaaacttatGAGAAGGAGGATATTACATACTTGGTATAGCTTAATCTCTGATTTGTCAAAACCTGGCATGAAGAGCGTAACTGATTTTCTTTTGACATCAAATTTAACTGATGATGTCGTATTACTGGATTGGCTTGATAGTGAAGTAAGAATATTCCTAGCATCTTCATTCGCAGTGTTGAGTAGAACACTGCTCCAATCTATTGGGCTATTCATTAACGGACTTGAGATGAAAGCAGAAGGCAAGGGAGAAAGATTTTTCTTTGCTCTTTCGAATGATTCCAGTTTTGGTTGCTGAGAGGAGATTCCAAATGCACCTGAAACTTGAGCACCAGCCTGAATTGTACACCCCCAATAACGTAATGCAGAATTGACAGACGTTTGATTGTTAGGATCCATCACAAGCAAGCAACCAAACCTCTGTGGGTTTGAGAAGGCAGAAGATCCCCTCTGGACAACACATAATCAATAAAGAACTTTCTCATTTTTTCActaataagtataattattaaACAGTATTTACTCTCTTACCTCCAGAAATTGATCCAAAGTGTCCCATGTTTCTGAACTCATCCTACCATTGAAATAAGATCTGCTGCTACTTATTGTCATGGCCTCATCCACAAGTCTGAGGAGTGAAGGAGCAGCCAGTCTCCCAAGGTCAGTTTTCTCAGCCAATGTGCGgatatatttcaagtacaatcTACAAAATCACTATCGAACGATTCAAACCAAAGAAAACGTTGAGGATGAGCATGTCTTGTAAGATAAAAAAGTAGCAATTCCAAAACCTTGCTTTACTGCTTCCACCCATGATTCGCAAGGTTTCCTCGCTGCTGACACCATCATATATTATTATGTCAAATTTATCTTGTCGACTCTTTGAAGCCTCCATCCCCAAAAATCCTACAAGCCTCTCAAGTGCAAGTACTAAAAAGATCGAGTCCATTCCGGGAAGGATGCCAAGCTCTTCTCCAACAATCTATTATATGACAGAAAAGAGGAAGACATAGTCACAATTGTGACATAACCACATCCAAGTCTGCAACTGCAATTTCAAACCTTAATCAAAGGAATATAGATAAAGAATATTATGGAAAACATATTACGTACCCACCCCTCCAAGTGTTCCTTGTGTCATATTAAGCTGGGCATCTGCTTGCTTCAGAAGTTTTAAGGGTTCAAGAAGCATCTGCACTTATAGAGAAATGCTCAAAGTCGGTATacatcaaaatcaaaacataCACAAGGTGATATATAAAGTGAGGAAATGGAAAACGTGACACGCACTTTGGTTGTTTCCAACCTAACAGCTGAAAGGTTCTTGCTGCATATGACATGGGAAGTTCCAATCTTACAGTTGAGGAGATAGTCAGCAGTGACGTCTTGGCTATGTATCACTAAACATGTGTTCAATCCAGCCATTGCATAATGCTGAAATATCAGGCACAaagaacaacaaaaaaacatgaATTGTATTAACAGTATTAAACTAAGATGATTATGGAATTTATCAGCATATATTTATGGCAAAAGAAAGAATCAGAAGTTGTCCTCAAACAAAAAAGAACTTGAAGTTCTGTGGTTTTTGGAAGAAATAAGAAAATGTGAGGAAGGAGGAATTGAAGAAATTGTTTATCaggtttaaatataatttttgtccacgcaaatatatcactttttttattttagtccttgtcaaaatgttttttgtctttagtttctcaaaatatacattttttgcTTTTGGtcatttgaattttgtttttagtacCTGCAATATTCATTTATATTGAAATTGGTCCCTATAATACGAAAAACATTTGATTTTAGTCCCTTCGAATAAAGACTACTATAAATATTTACAGGAAACTATGAGGAACACTTGAAGccaatcttaaaaattaaaggaGGAAGGGTCTGGTCCACattttatctaatttaattttatattaaataagttttaatctGTGTAATGGGTTGCACACTTGTTTGCAGTATTTTGGCCGACTAAAActtgttatttttcattatttatttattagttgcattttaagttttttagatCCTAAACATAATAGTAGCAGCTGCAGGTTTTTTTAGTTAAGCAAGATATGATTGTTGGAGAAGTCTAACTTACACTTTATGGCACTAGTTAACTTCCAATTGAAGTGCAGCCATTAAAGTGATCAATTAGGCATTCAATTGGCTTTAAGTCTTACGTTTAGGAAGACAAAAAGTTGCAGCTCTATGCTCTGCTATTTTTGGCGTCTTTGAGCTTATTGATTTTTCCGTGGCGCTCCTCTCTGACTTATCAATCGGAACCTCCATAGTCGGTTGTGGTGTCTTCCCCACTTATTGGATATCCACCACAATTGTGGCGTCTTTCACCATTTCCACCATCGCGATTCTCAATTTTGTTTCACCGGAGCCGAGGCTTTCATCAAACTATATATTTGCAAGGACTAAAAgcattcttttatttatagtttgGTTTCATAATTTATCAGCAAAGCATATAGAATCAATCAACTTCATGACTGACCTTATTCCTAGGTCCAAATGCAGCATATAAGTAGAATATcggttaaaaaaatatatcaattaagtCAAATCATGTGTAATAcatgaattttaaaatgttttttttcaaGCAcagaatattataaatatcttCACCACAAAAATGTGGAATTTTTTAACATGAtgaattaaacatatattttctagTGCCAAAAActcaataaactaaaataacagaaaatttggacctaaaaaatatataattttgagcTTATTTTCTGCCTACAGTTCAATACAGATCAAGCGAATATACAAACTCCAATAGCATTCCGATAAAATCgtccatttattttaatttatagagactaaaaattaaaaaggaaaattgaAGATAAAAAATGTACCTGAGCAGCGAAGATAGCGGCGGTGGTTTTGCCAGAACCTCCTTTGCCGATAAATGTCAGTAATTTAGTTGCGGGTGCATCCTCCGAAGAAGCAGCTACTGCTAAAGTCGGTTTTGTTCGAAGAGAAGTTGAAGGAGAAAAGGGAACTCCGACAAGAAAGGGAAACGAGAAGGTTGAAGTCGCACCCATTCTCAAGTTACAGCGGAAACTGAACTCTAAATGCCAAAGTTGTGTCTATTTTTCTTTCGGTGTGtttctcattggatgaactttccGGATAATAGGAAGCAAGCAATCTTCTGATTACCTAACACCCCAACGCCTAATCGCCCCTATTTCCACCTTataaatctatttaaaattactctatcaaaaaatataacaaatttgcTACCTACACCTCTCATTTTACTATCCACGCcgctcattttatttttaaaaacaaaatacctAAATTGCCCTTGaatataatattctttaattctaTTTATCCCTTCATCACCATTCTTAACCACTCAAAATTCACATATCACAAAATCATCATAACTCACCCATCATAACTCATAATCATTCAAAACTTACATCATTCACTCATAACTTGCATCCATCAGTTCCCTCTTTACATTGTAGTTTAAGTGGTCAAATAAAGTGtgtttattgttttgtttttgagttagtaatttttttcaaaatctggTGATTTtacgtgaactaagttcacgtacATTATAAcattacatgaactgaactcacatacattgtaaaattgtaaaaatctcaGGTAGTACGTGAATTAAGTTCACATAAACATATGTGGTTTAAGATTGTGTAATTAATGGAGTTTGAGACTCATCGGTGgcacgtgaactcagttcacgtaaacgtacttgaactgagttcacgtaaacgtacttaaactaagttcacgtacattgtaaaattataaaaatctcATGTTGTACGTGAACGGAGTTCACGTAAAACGtacttgaactgagttcacgtacattgtaaaattgtaaaaattccAAGtagtacgtgaactgagttcacgtaaacgtgcttgaattgagttcacgtacgttgtaaaattgtaaaaatatcaggttgtacgtgaactgagttcatgtaaatGTACTTGAACTGaattcacgtaaacgtacttgagctgagttcacgtaaacgtacttgaACGAAGTTCATGTAAACGtacttgaactgagttcacgtacattgtaaaattgtaaaaattgcgtacttgaactgagttcacataAACGTACTTGAACCGAGTTCACATAAACGTACTTGAACCGAGTTCACAAACGTACTTGAGCtaagttcacgtaaacgtacttgaactaagttcacgtaaacgtagttttaaaatgaccaaaatgaagGTTAGGATTTTGAGGATATAgatgaagatgttgatgaagttgaaagttagggttttgaagatgaagatgttgatgaagatgaaggttaagattttgaagatgaagatgaagatgaataCTATGTGAACAatattctataaagatgatgtatttttatgtgattattttgaataatgttatagtaataattatagttattattttgaatatgagagttttggttaaaattagatttatctatgttaaggataaataatattatgttaaaatgagtattttggagaaaaagtttctagaaaagtaaaataaattatttatttattaaggacttttagaaatactagaaaataaattttggacCGACTCTTTACACCCCTATTTTTTTACTTCTCCATATTGATATGAGCTATGACTCGTTGGACTTTTCTTTTCTACACTTGTTAGTTGCTCATTACACCCATATTTCTGCTTTAGACTTGACTACCTGTGTTGGGCTATACATTTTTACTCTTGTACATGTACATCTTCTATCTGCACCCCTCATtctgcaattaaaaaaaaaatagaaaatgaaaattagaCTAATGGGAGCCAAATCGTAGCAAAccatttttctctcaaattcagTCTCACCAATTCTGTCATTTAAATTGATCTCAACCTCTATCCCAACAAAATTGGCCACTAAATCCATTTTTTGCGTCAATGTTATCGATCGTGGCTCTGTTTCATCAAAAACAATTGCGTTTCTTTCCTTGGGTGAGCTGTTTTTGGGCAATTC
It contains:
- the LOC101503392 gene encoding ATPase GET3D, chloroplastic isoform X1, with the translated sequence MGATSTFSFPFLVGVPFSPSTSLRTKPTLAVAASSEDAPATKLLTFIGKGGSGKTTAAIFAAQHYAMAGLNTCLVIHSQDVTADYLLNCKIGTSHVICSKNLSAVRLETTKMLLEPLKLLKQADAQLNMTQGTLGGIVGEELGILPGMDSIFLVLALERLVGFLGMEASKSRQDKFDIIIYDGVSSEETLRIMGGSSKARLYLKYIRTLAEKTDLGRLAAPSLLRLVDEAMTISSSRSYFNGRMSSETWDTLDQFLERGSSAFSNPQRFGCLLVMDPNNQTSVNSALRYWGCTIQAGAQVSGAFGISSQQPKLESFERAKKNLSPLPSAFISSPLMNSPIDWSSVLLNTANEDARNILTSLSSQSSNTTSSVKFDVKRKSVTLFMPGFDKSEIKLYQYRGGSELLVEAGDQRRVIPLPPTIQGKVGGAKFQDRSLVITLL
- the LOC101503392 gene encoding ATPase GET3D, chloroplastic isoform X2, which gives rise to MAGLNTCLVIHSQDVTADYLLNCKIGTSHVICSKNLSAVRLETTKMLLEPLKLLKQADAQLNMTQGTLGGIVGEELGILPGMDSIFLVLALERLVGFLGMEASKSRQDKFDIIIYDGVSSEETLRIMGGSSKARLYLKYIRTLAEKTDLGRLAAPSLLRLVDEAMTISSSRSYFNGRMSSETWDTLDQFLERGSSAFSNPQRFGCLLVMDPNNQTSVNSALRYWGCTIQAGAQVSGAFGISSQQPKLESFERAKKNLSPLPSAFISSPLMNSPIDWSSVLLNTANEDARNILTSLSSQSSNTTSSVKFDVKRKSVTLFMPGFDKSEIKLYQYRGGSELLVEAGDQRRVIPLPPTIQGKVGGAKFQDRSLVITLL